A single region of the Lycium barbarum isolate Lr01 chromosome 2, ASM1917538v2, whole genome shotgun sequence genome encodes:
- the LOC132627898 gene encoding RNA polymerase II degradation factor 1-like: protein MGGEKTRKPTIMVLKVDLQCCSCYKKVKTILCKFPQIRDQVYDEKANTVTITVVCCNPEKLRDKLCCKGCGLIKSIEIKEPEKPKQLEKPNEPEKPKEPEKPKEPENPKQPENPKSPKFQPPVPPPGYCCGECYEGYTGGPCYHSHGRPVPPPPRYCCGQCYEGYMGGPCYHSPGRPVPLPSSYCCGECYEGSTGGPCYQSYGRPVPPPPCDDNYGPGPYGYRRGYHVSRCDEYFYEENATGCSIM from the exons ATGGGTGGTGAAAAGACTAGGAAG CCCACGATTATGGTGCTCAAGGTTGATCTTCAATGTTGCAGCTGCTACAAGAAGGTTAAAACAATTCTCTGTAAATTCCCTC AAATTAGAGACCAAGTATATGATGAGAAGGCCAATACAGTTACAATCACTGTGGTATGTTGCAATCCTGAGAAACTTCGCGACAAATTGTGTTGTAAAGGATGTGGATTGATCAAGAGCATTGAAATCAAAGAGCCCGAAAAGCCCAAACAGCTCGAAAAGCCAAATGAGCCCGAAAAGCCCAAGGAGCCCGAAAAGCCCAAAGAGCCCGAAAATCCTAAGCAACCCGAAAATCCCAAGAGCCCGAAATTTCAACCACCAGTGCCACCACCAGGATATTGCTGTGGAGAATGTTACGAAGGTTATACCGGTGGCCCATGTTATCATTCGCACGGAAGACCTGTCCCTCCACCCCCTAGATATTGTTGTGGACAATGCTATGAAGGCTATATGGGGGGCCCATGTTATCATTCGCCCGGAAGACCGGTCCCTCTGCCTTCAAGTTATTGTTGCGGAGAATGCTACGAAGGCTCTACAGGGGGCCCATGTTATCAATCGTATGGAAGACCGGTCCCTCCGCCCCCGTGTGACGATAACTATGGGCCTGGGCCGTATGGCTACCGAAGGGGCTATCATGTGAGCAGATGTGATGAGTACTTCTATGAAGAAAATGCCACAGGATGCTCAATTATGTAA